From a single Spirochaetaceae bacterium genomic region:
- a CDS encoding PIN domain-containing protein has protein sequence MHRTSAQSIPGPARRGLWQRSARHPGWRGGGGAFLLGLLIDSTACIHAERSRRTPEELVGEIMERWGDAELWVSVMSAAELFHGYWRADHPSQRARREEFIEALLATIPVLPVTLTVARVVGQIDAQLSAAGQRIPTSDLLIAATALSRGDAIVTGDARHFDRVAGLTVHHFT, from the coding sequence GTGCATCGCACATCTGCGCAATCGATCCCCGGTCCTGCTCGACGGGGACTTTGGCAACGATCTGCGAGACATCCTGGCTGGCGAGGCGGTGGAGGAGCCTTCCTCCTGGGACTCCTGATCGATTCCACGGCATGCATCCACGCCGAACGAAGCCGCCGCACGCCGGAGGAACTTGTCGGCGAGATCATGGAGCGCTGGGGTGACGCCGAACTGTGGGTTTCCGTGATGAGCGCAGCGGAGTTGTTTCATGGCTACTGGCGAGCCGACCACCCGTCGCAACGAGCAAGACGAGAGGAATTTATCGAGGCGCTTTTGGCGACGATTCCGGTGCTCCCTGTCACGCTCACCGTAGCGCGCGTGGTTGGGCAGATCGATGCGCAACTGAGCGCGGCGGGACAGAGAATCCCGACCTCGGACCTGCTAATTGCGGCAACCGCGCTATCCCGAGGCGACGCGATCGTCACCGGGGATGCGCGCCACTTCGACCGCGTCGCTGGGCTCACCGTGCACCACTTCACGTGA
- a CDS encoding ABC transporter permease subunit, whose protein sequence is MRAYVVRRILLFIPTLFLLSILVFLSARFIPGDVVDTMLASDQNAMYGVDREALLHALGLDVPVHVQYGRWLEGILRRGTLGNSLLGDWPVEEKIAGRLRSRMADGVPAPAAGAAGRRHGLAYFLVRLWREKPLGAAGGVVVVLALILVAIFGDVLAPYPFDETNLRALLQPPSVEHPMGTDQLGRDYLSRNTHGARISMFVGLLATTLNVLVAVLIGGTAGFFGGKLDLVVQRVVDAWIAFPGLLLLLTIMSLVGQGLLQLILVLGVSGGVVASRLVRGAVIAVKEHDYLQAATATGSTRLGALVRHVLPNVAAPIIVVFSINIGAVIISEASLSFLGFGLPVEIPSWGTLLSRDGRKYMEQAPWLALWPGLCLTIVVYSLNMFGDAVRDLLDPRLRGSGGRLGADAPRSV, encoded by the coding sequence ATGCGAGCATACGTCGTCAGGCGGATCTTGCTCTTCATTCCCACCCTGTTCCTGCTGAGCATCCTGGTGTTCCTGTCGGCGCGTTTCATCCCCGGCGATGTCGTGGACACCATGCTGGCGTCCGACCAGAACGCCATGTACGGCGTCGACCGCGAGGCGCTGCTGCATGCGCTGGGGCTGGACGTGCCGGTGCACGTGCAGTACGGACGCTGGCTGGAGGGAATTCTGCGGCGCGGCACCCTCGGCAACTCGCTGCTCGGCGATTGGCCGGTGGAGGAGAAGATCGCGGGCAGACTCCGTTCGCGTATGGCGGATGGGGTACCCGCACCAGCAGCAGGCGCAGCCGGAAGACGTCACGGGCTAGCTTATTTCCTGGTCCGGCTGTGGCGCGAGAAGCCGCTCGGCGCCGCCGGCGGCGTGGTGGTGGTGCTGGCCTTGATCCTGGTGGCGATCTTCGGCGACGTGCTGGCGCCCTACCCGTTCGATGAAACGAACCTGAGAGCCCTGCTGCAACCCCCGTCGGTCGAGCATCCCATGGGTACCGACCAGTTGGGGCGCGACTACTTGAGCCGCAACACTCACGGGGCTCGCATCTCCATGTTCGTGGGCCTGCTGGCGACCACCCTCAACGTCCTGGTCGCGGTGCTGATCGGCGGCACGGCCGGGTTCTTCGGCGGCAAGCTGGACCTGGTGGTGCAGCGGGTCGTCGATGCCTGGATAGCGTTTCCGGGGCTGCTGCTGTTGCTGACCATCATGTCGCTGGTCGGACAGGGCCTGCTGCAACTGATCCTGGTGCTGGGCGTCTCCGGCGGCGTGGTGGCCTCGCGGCTGGTCAGAGGCGCGGTGATCGCGGTGAAGGAGCACGACTACCTGCAGGCGGCCACCGCCACCGGCAGCACCCGGCTGGGAGCGCTGGTGCGCCATGTGCTGCCCAACGTGGCGGCGCCGATCATCGTGGTGTTCAGCATCAACATCGGCGCGGTGATCATCAGCGAGGCCAGCTTGAGCTTCCTCGGATTCGGTCTGCCGGTTGAGATTCCGAGCTGGGGGACGCTGCTGAGCCGGGACGGGCGCAAGTACATGGAGCAGGCGCCGTGGCTGGCGCTCTGGCCCGGCCTGTGCCTGACCATCGTGGTCTACAGCCTGAACATGTTCGGCGATGCCGTGCGCGACCTGCTCGACCCGCGGCTGCGAGGGAGTGGCGGCCGCCTCGGTGCCGATGCCCCCCGGTCGGTCTAA